One part of the Phycisphaerae bacterium genome encodes these proteins:
- a CDS encoding xanthine dehydrogenase family protein molybdopterin-binding subunit, translating into MKDPSSEISGDSRPCEVASVRPDQASETLVEPSTTPYKEEIRGPVGTNARRIDGVEKVTGAALYGADLFHDRADLFAQVVRADIAHGNLRSVKAEKALEVPGVIAVYTSKDAPGTNRQGLIHRDHPVLVEDRILYRGDAIAIVVAESERAAQLGRDSVMVECDALPVIATMDDALAPDAPKLHPEGNLMGGKRIRKGDADAALDAADVVVSETFETQTVDHAFLDIEAGVARWDGRHLTIQVSGQWAHEERRLVALALGLPLETVRIICPATGGAFGGREDISIQIYLGMVALRHPNKTVAMRYSREESMRARHKRHALRIHYTLGATSEGILTAAKITVFSEEGAYASTGPAVLRKAASHATGPYRVPNIHVDVYGIFTNNNPTGAMRGFGACQMAIAYEGMMDRLAARLKLDRREVRLRNLIRNGDSVTTGQVVPICTAVECVESAWSRFDRGRRKDPPLLPHQRRGVGMSVICFGLGYGDGFPDASRATVRFSTGGRLEVYTGGVEYGQGLITIMAQIAAEELGLATNDVDVVWADTDRTHESGSSSATRQTYFTGNAVKIAASELREQVLDVAGRVLQVHPHELDLVSGAVVGRFDRQINMPLREVVSAARERGYSLTGEGIFKPRTVCENFETGQSPRSFITYLFASHIAQVVVDVETGEVRVERYIACHDVGRAINPQSVAGQMVGGATQGIGMALMEEVVMKEGRMLNPNFTDYILPTFRDVPEIETVILEHDDPGGPFGARGVGEPPLIAAVPAVLGAIGDAIGVMPDRLPCTPQRVWEMINGFESSRGEDMSGLDRLTPEHARMAR; encoded by the coding sequence ATGAAGGATCCTTCTTCCGAGATATCCGGAGATTCGCGACCTTGCGAGGTCGCATCGGTTCGCCCCGATCAGGCATCCGAGACGCTCGTTGAACCTTCGACGACGCCGTACAAGGAGGAGATCCGCGGCCCGGTGGGGACGAATGCCCGCCGAATTGATGGTGTCGAGAAAGTCACCGGCGCGGCGCTGTACGGCGCGGACCTGTTTCATGATCGCGCCGACTTGTTTGCTCAGGTTGTTCGAGCTGACATCGCTCACGGGAATCTGCGGTCCGTGAAGGCCGAGAAGGCGCTTGAAGTCCCCGGTGTGATCGCGGTCTATACGTCGAAGGACGCTCCCGGAACCAATCGCCAGGGATTGATTCACCGGGATCATCCGGTCCTCGTCGAGGATCGCATCCTGTATCGCGGCGATGCAATCGCCATCGTCGTCGCTGAAAGCGAACGGGCGGCGCAGCTCGGCCGTGATTCGGTCATGGTTGAGTGTGATGCGCTGCCGGTGATCGCAACAATGGATGATGCGCTGGCTCCCGATGCGCCGAAGCTGCATCCGGAAGGCAATCTGATGGGCGGCAAGCGCATTCGCAAAGGTGATGCCGATGCGGCACTTGACGCTGCGGATGTGGTCGTCAGCGAGACCTTTGAAACGCAGACCGTCGATCATGCGTTTCTGGATATCGAAGCCGGCGTGGCTCGTTGGGACGGCCGCCACCTCACGATTCAGGTTTCGGGACAGTGGGCACACGAGGAGCGGCGTCTCGTTGCGCTGGCGCTGGGACTTCCGCTGGAGACCGTTCGCATTATCTGCCCGGCGACCGGCGGGGCGTTCGGCGGCCGTGAGGATATCAGCATCCAGATATACCTTGGCATGGTCGCATTGCGACACCCGAACAAGACCGTTGCGATGCGCTACAGCCGGGAGGAGTCGATGCGGGCGCGGCACAAGCGCCATGCACTTCGAATTCACTATACGCTCGGCGCGACGAGCGAAGGCATTCTGACTGCCGCCAAGATAACTGTTTTTTCGGAAGAGGGCGCGTACGCCTCGACCGGGCCGGCCGTGCTTCGCAAGGCGGCCAGCCATGCGACCGGTCCTTATCGAGTGCCCAACATCCATGTCGATGTGTACGGCATCTTCACGAACAACAATCCGACCGGCGCCATGCGGGGCTTCGGCGCTTGCCAGATGGCGATCGCATACGAGGGCATGATGGATCGTCTTGCCGCACGCCTGAAGCTGGATCGTCGTGAAGTGCGTTTGAGGAATCTGATTCGAAACGGCGACAGCGTCACGACGGGTCAGGTGGTCCCGATCTGCACGGCCGTGGAGTGTGTCGAATCGGCCTGGTCGCGGTTTGATCGCGGACGGCGGAAGGACCCACCGCTGCTGCCGCATCAACGGCGCGGCGTCGGCATGAGTGTCATCTGTTTCGGGCTGGGCTATGGCGACGGATTTCCTGATGCCAGTCGAGCCACGGTACGGTTTTCGACGGGCGGCCGGCTGGAGGTTTACACCGGGGGCGTCGAATATGGGCAGGGGCTGATCACCATCATGGCCCAGATCGCGGCTGAAGAACTGGGTCTGGCGACAAATGACGTTGACGTGGTCTGGGCCGATACCGACCGCACTCATGAATCCGGCTCGTCGTCGGCGACTCGCCAGACGTATTTCACCGGCAATGCGGTGAAAATCGCCGCGAGCGAGCTTCGAGAACAGGTGCTCGACGTGGCGGGCCGGGTGCTCCAGGTTCATCCGCATGAACTGGACCTTGTCAGCGGGGCCGTCGTCGGGCGGTTCGATCGTCAGATCAACATGCCTCTTCGCGAGGTCGTATCGGCTGCCCGGGAGCGGGGTTATTCGCTCACCGGCGAAGGCATTTTCAAGCCGCGCACGGTGTGCGAGAATTTTGAGACCGGCCAGTCGCCTCGGTCGTTCATCACCTACTTGTTCGCATCGCATATCGCGCAGGTGGTGGTTGATGTGGAAACGGGCGAAGTGCGCGTTGAGCGGTATATCGCATGCCATGATGTCGGACGAGCGATCAATCCACAGTCGGTCGCCGGGCAGATGGTGGGCGGGGCGACACAGGGTATCGGCATGGCTCTCATGGAAGAGGTTGTGATGAAGGAAGGGCGCATGCTCAATCCGAATTTCACCGATTACATTCTGCCGACCTTTCGTGACGTGCCGGAGATCGAGACCGTCATACTGGAACATGATGATCCGGGCGGACCTTTCGGGGCGCGGGGCGTTGGTGAGCCGCCATTGATTGCAGCGGTTCCGGCCGTGCTGGGCGCAATCGGGGACGCAATCGGCGTCATGCCGGATCGGCTTCCCTGCACTCCTCAGCGCGTCTGGGAAATGATCAACGGCTTCGAGTCCTCACGCGGGGAGGACATGTCCGGACTGGATCGCTTAACGCCCGAGCATGCGCGGATGGCGCGATGA
- a CDS encoding (2Fe-2S)-binding protein, with translation MNERRVCNASWRLRCTVNGAPVDLEVPVDETLLFTLRDRLGLTGTKGSCLEGECGSCTVIVDGEATNSCLVLSPQMEGCRIETIEGLAEGEKLHILQEKFLASGAAQCGYCTPGLIMSAKVLLESTPDPTEDEFFEGMEGNICRCTGYKSICEAVRDAAKEWRQCRA, from the coding sequence ATGAATGAACGACGGGTCTGCAATGCCTCGTGGCGACTCCGATGCACCGTCAATGGCGCGCCGGTTGATCTCGAAGTACCGGTCGATGAGACCCTGCTTTTCACTTTAAGGGATCGGCTGGGACTGACCGGAACGAAAGGCTCGTGCCTCGAAGGCGAATGCGGTTCATGCACAGTCATCGTCGATGGCGAAGCGACGAACAGCTGTCTTGTGCTTTCGCCTCAGATGGAAGGCTGCCGCATTGAGACCATCGAGGGTCTCGCCGAGGGGGAGAAGCTGCATATCCTACAGGAAAAGTTTCTGGCCAGCGGCGCGGCGCAATGCGGATACTGCACTCCCGGATTGATCATGTCAGCGAAGGTGCTTCTGGAGAGCACACCTGACCCGACCGAGGACGAGTTCTTTGAAGGGATGGAAGGCAACATCTGCCGATGCACCGGCTATAAATCGATCTGTGAAGCGGTTCGCGACGCGGCGAAGGAATGGCGCCAGTGCCGGGCGTGA
- a CDS encoding xanthine dehydrogenase family protein subunit M, with product MFHQPHDVAEALRIRAEMGGDVLPIAGGTDIVVAMNRSSRHPPHFLDLSRIEGFRAVRRETDSLWVMGGATFSQLGRLPVRCLADAAMTVGGPAIRNRGTIAGNLGTASPAGDGCVALLAIDALVELSNADRGSRTISIADFFRGFRQTALQPDELITGVSFPTDWRTAWYKIGKRGSINISIVCCAVGLSPRGDVRISFGCVAPTVVRSRGAESIITQGGISDETISEAARAAMLEVAPIDDHRASAAYRRAMCGVLTRRLLTQLRDEQAAEETAA from the coding sequence ATGTTCCACCAACCGCATGACGTCGCCGAGGCCCTGCGTATTCGCGCGGAGATGGGCGGTGACGTACTTCCCATCGCGGGGGGGACTGACATCGTCGTCGCGATGAATCGATCGTCACGGCATCCGCCGCATTTTCTCGATCTCTCGCGGATCGAGGGTTTTCGCGCCGTGCGGCGCGAGACTGATTCATTGTGGGTGATGGGCGGCGCGACTTTCTCGCAACTGGGACGATTGCCTGTCCGCTGCCTTGCGGACGCGGCCATGACGGTCGGCGGGCCCGCCATTCGCAATCGGGGGACGATCGCCGGGAATCTCGGCACGGCCTCTCCGGCGGGTGACGGGTGTGTTGCACTTCTGGCGATTGACGCGCTCGTCGAACTTTCCAATGCCGACCGGGGCTCGCGAACAATCTCGATCGCGGATTTCTTCAGAGGATTTCGACAGACCGCGTTGCAGCCCGATGAACTGATTACGGGGGTCTCTTTCCCGACGGACTGGCGCACCGCCTGGTACAAGATCGGCAAGCGTGGTTCAATCAACATCAGCATTGTGTGTTGTGCGGTAGGCCTCTCTCCGCGCGGCGATGTGCGAATCAGCTTCGGCTGTGTCGCCCCGACGGTCGTTCGTTCGCGCGGAGCGGAATCGATCATTACGCAGGGCGGCATTTCGGACGAGACGATTTCGGAGGCGGCGCGGGCGGCCATGTTGGAGGTCGCGCCGATTGACGACCATCGCGCGTCGGCGGCCTATCGGCGTGCAATGTGCGGCGTGCTGACGCGGCGATTGCTCACCCAGTTGCGGGATGAACAGGCCGCCGAGGAGACGGCAGCATGA
- a CDS encoding 6,7-dimethyl-8-ribityllumazine synthase yields the protein MNQPISGNLDATELRFALVVSRFNEFITSRLLAAARDVLLRHGAAPENIAEIWVPGSWELPLTAKVLAESKRYDAVGCLGCVIRGETTHHIHVGGEAAKGIAGVSLQTGIPIGFGVLTTDTLEQAIARAGSKAGNKGADAALSMIEMANLLRSLRATK from the coding sequence ATGAACCAACCCATCTCCGGAAATCTCGATGCCACGGAACTGCGATTCGCATTGGTGGTCAGCCGTTTCAACGAGTTCATCACATCCCGATTGCTCGCCGCAGCGCGAGATGTCCTGCTGCGCCACGGGGCCGCTCCTGAAAATATCGCGGAAATCTGGGTGCCCGGCTCGTGGGAGCTTCCACTCACGGCCAAAGTCCTGGCGGAAAGTAAACGATACGACGCGGTGGGGTGCCTCGGCTGTGTCATTCGCGGCGAGACGACCCATCACATTCATGTCGGAGGAGAGGCTGCCAAAGGCATCGCCGGTGTATCCCTGCAAACCGGTATCCCGATCGGATTCGGCGTACTGACCACCGACACGCTGGAGCAGGCGATCGCGCGTGCCGGGTCCAAGGCGGGCAACAAGGGCGCGGACGCCGCGCTCAGCATGATCGAGATGGCGAACCTGCTTCGATCGCTCCGCGCGACGAAGTAA
- a CDS encoding ABC transporter ATP-binding protein → MESTIISVQSVSKFFQRGERCDSLYGAVARRFRQPIGHAQGGVNGKFRALEDISFDVVRGECFGIIGHNGAGKSTMLKLLAGIMRPDEGCVAIDGRVSALIEVGAGFHPMLTGRENVYLNAAILGMSRSEARRLFDEIVEFAGVREHIDMPVKHYSSGMYARLGFSIAAHVDPDVLLVDEVLSVGDAQFRSRCIDRMRAFLKRGVSIVFVSHDLGTVQQFCHRSMVLAEGRSSFIGASPEAVAQYHRSYSSTLLVRDAQGRPTAHLSCIRLRTSQEAGAGSAGSAEHCAVPGETVVLEFDVAFEAHVPNPSIGLSIVRTRDWLTVYETSSARLGVSLAAVSAGDRMRFRCRFDLNVSPGEYAIGLHVRDRDGLQYLVEEVDAVRVRVTGSLTGATAHLDFQQVAVRTDSNDRDLAGAFTSSRGAIEAGSPSRSC, encoded by the coding sequence TTGGAAAGCACGATCATTTCCGTTCAATCCGTTTCGAAGTTCTTTCAGCGCGGCGAACGTTGCGACTCGCTCTACGGCGCGGTCGCCCGCCGATTTCGGCAGCCGATTGGACACGCACAGGGAGGGGTGAACGGGAAGTTCCGGGCACTCGAGGATATTTCGTTCGATGTAGTGCGAGGCGAGTGTTTCGGCATCATTGGTCACAATGGCGCCGGCAAGAGCACCATGCTGAAACTGCTCGCCGGCATCATGCGGCCGGATGAGGGTTGCGTCGCGATCGATGGCCGGGTTTCGGCGTTGATCGAGGTCGGGGCGGGCTTTCATCCGATGCTGACCGGGCGTGAGAATGTGTATCTGAATGCAGCGATTCTGGGAATGTCGCGTTCGGAAGCTCGGCGCCTTTTCGATGAGATTGTCGAATTTGCCGGGGTTCGTGAGCATATCGACATGCCGGTGAAGCACTATTCAAGCGGGATGTATGCCCGTCTCGGGTTCTCCATCGCCGCCCATGTCGATCCTGACGTACTGCTCGTCGATGAGGTCCTGTCGGTCGGCGATGCGCAATTCCGTTCCCGCTGCATTGATCGGATGCGAGCATTCCTGAAGCGGGGCGTTTCGATTGTGTTCGTCTCGCACGATCTGGGGACGGTGCAGCAGTTCTGTCATCGCTCGATGGTGCTTGCGGAAGGGCGATCGAGCTTCATCGGCGCGTCGCCCGAGGCGGTCGCCCAGTACCACCGGTCGTATTCTTCCACATTGCTCGTCCGTGATGCGCAGGGACGTCCGACAGCTCATCTGTCCTGCATTCGACTGCGAACCAGCCAAGAAGCCGGCGCCGGGTCGGCGGGAAGTGCCGAACACTGCGCAGTGCCCGGTGAGACCGTGGTGCTGGAATTTGACGTGGCATTCGAGGCGCATGTGCCCAACCCGTCGATCGGCCTATCGATCGTCCGTACACGCGACTGGCTGACGGTGTATGAGACAAGCAGTGCGCGGCTCGGCGTGTCGCTGGCCGCGGTGTCGGCGGGCGACCGGATGAGGTTTCGCTGCCGCTTCGACCTTAATGTCTCGCCGGGGGAATATGCCATCGGGCTGCATGTTCGGGACCGGGACGGCCTACAGTATCTGGTTGAGGAGGTTGATGCGGTTCGGGTCCGAGTTACTGGTTCTCTCACGGGGGCGACTGCGCATCTGGATTTCCAGCAGGTTGCCGTCAGGACAGACTCGAACGACCGCGATCTGGCCGGGGCATTTACTTCGTCGCGCGGAGCGATCGAAGCAGGTTCGCCATCTCGATCATGCTGA
- a CDS encoding VCBS repeat-containing protein: protein MSRRAILFFLTATGLIGLKFGQFGCNSSSRDNHPSDSRRSSENQDSHISDQRSGAESIHASDSARSPAENRILPERPTRDLATATTTPVFEDITKFAGLLNRHHKPTLDPKLDNIMAWVASVGAAAAAADYDRDGWIDLFVTDSAKGTPNHLYRNNRDGTFTDVAARAGLADWNNDQGTAMDAVWGDYDNDGWPDLYVVRWGEDILFRNNADGTFTNVTPKLFRRRDGSPGMQWANGCAAIWLDFNLDGRLDLYIGNYFDEYDLWNLTTTRIMHDDFENSRNAGRNFLFRQNADGSFTECAAEMGVDDTGWTLAVGAADLNNDGWPDIYAADDFGPDQLFLNGRGGPFQNVSATALGHDTKKGMNVDFGDVNNDGWLDIFVTNITTAEYLQEGNMLWYNNGIDPATGDLTFTDISLEAGVFDGGWGWGGKFLDYDNDGDLDLFSVNGFISAGEGSYWYDLASWTVLGQDSAEARNWPAIGTRTFSGYERNRLWRNDGNLAFTERAEEVGLGSRRDGRGIVCFDFDNDGDLDLFVANQDQEPNFYRNNARAATDDDRNWLLVRLEGDPSTGITRDAIGARVTIVTPAQRLIRERDGGNGYAGQSDPRLHFGLGRERQATLMEVRWPDGGLQYIENVAANQIVRVVQDPERYVNNTAFSVNAPRPARVNGEAHGHDIDPATTANPAEMDRLIGRLERELRARPDSYRIASAYRTACAEAGKHDRAIEFLKRLVQSGAGEPAARIHLACAYVDKIRTCGGIAAIVSKGTLARKALDQLDEASKAKPDLWEIYYCRAQNHLHWPRSLLHSKDAISDFRRCIELQRRSGDESMTPYFVRTYVGLGDAYVKDKDYAAARAAWREGLDRFPEDSDIKARLSLTDDSALLRFVEDQRSLERRIDTDLGFLESADATTQPK, encoded by the coding sequence ATGTCACGACGGGCAATCCTTTTCTTCCTGACTGCGACGGGCTTGATCGGACTGAAATTCGGCCAGTTCGGCTGCAACAGCTCGTCCAGGGACAATCACCCGTCTGACTCTCGTCGATCCAGCGAAAACCAGGATTCCCACATATCCGATCAACGCTCCGGCGCTGAATCCATCCACGCGTCGGATTCAGCGCGGTCCCCCGCCGAAAACCGAATTCTGCCAGAACGCCCGACGCGCGACCTTGCAACCGCGACAACAACCCCCGTATTCGAGGATATCACCAAGTTCGCGGGCCTTCTTAATCGGCATCACAAGCCGACGCTCGATCCAAAGCTGGACAACATCATGGCCTGGGTCGCCAGCGTCGGCGCGGCGGCCGCTGCGGCGGATTACGACCGGGACGGCTGGATCGATCTTTTCGTCACCGATTCCGCCAAGGGCACGCCCAACCACCTCTACCGAAACAACCGGGACGGCACCTTCACCGACGTCGCCGCCCGCGCAGGACTGGCCGACTGGAACAACGATCAAGGCACCGCGATGGACGCCGTCTGGGGCGATTACGACAATGACGGATGGCCCGATCTCTACGTCGTCCGCTGGGGCGAGGACATCCTCTTTCGCAACAATGCCGACGGTACCTTCACGAACGTCACCCCGAAACTCTTTCGGCGTCGCGACGGCTCGCCCGGCATGCAGTGGGCCAACGGATGCGCCGCGATCTGGCTCGACTTCAATCTCGACGGCCGCCTTGATCTATACATCGGAAACTACTTCGACGAGTACGACCTCTGGAATCTCACCACCACGCGCATCATGCACGACGACTTCGAAAACTCACGGAACGCCGGCCGCAATTTCCTCTTTCGCCAGAATGCGGATGGCTCCTTCACGGAGTGCGCCGCTGAAATGGGTGTTGACGACACAGGTTGGACGCTCGCCGTCGGCGCCGCTGACCTCAACAATGACGGTTGGCCGGACATCTACGCGGCCGACGATTTCGGCCCCGATCAGCTTTTCCTGAACGGCCGTGGCGGCCCCTTTCAAAACGTCTCTGCGACTGCATTGGGGCATGACACGAAGAAAGGAATGAACGTCGACTTCGGCGATGTGAACAACGACGGATGGCTCGACATATTCGTAACAAACATCACGACCGCCGAATACCTCCAGGAAGGCAACATGCTCTGGTACAACAACGGCATCGACCCCGCCACTGGTGATTTGACTTTCACCGATATCTCGCTCGAAGCGGGCGTATTTGACGGTGGCTGGGGCTGGGGCGGTAAATTCCTCGATTACGACAACGACGGCGATCTCGATCTCTTCTCTGTCAACGGATTCATCAGTGCGGGCGAAGGCAGCTACTGGTATGACCTCGCCTCATGGACAGTGCTCGGGCAGGATTCAGCCGAGGCCCGAAATTGGCCGGCGATCGGAACGCGCACGTTCTCAGGCTACGAGCGCAACCGACTCTGGCGAAACGACGGCAATCTCGCATTCACCGAAAGAGCCGAAGAAGTCGGACTCGGGAGCCGTCGTGATGGGCGAGGAATCGTTTGTTTCGATTTCGACAACGACGGCGATCTTGACTTGTTCGTGGCCAATCAGGATCAGGAGCCGAATTTCTATCGAAACAACGCCCGCGCTGCCACCGACGACGACCGAAATTGGCTCTTGGTCCGGCTCGAAGGCGATCCATCCACCGGCATCACGCGCGACGCGATCGGCGCCCGCGTCACGATCGTCACGCCCGCGCAGCGGCTGATCCGCGAGCGCGACGGTGGCAACGGCTACGCAGGCCAGAGCGATCCCCGTTTGCATTTCGGACTGGGACGCGAGCGACAAGCCACCTTGATGGAAGTGCGATGGCCCGACGGCGGCCTCCAGTACATCGAAAACGTTGCGGCGAATCAAATCGTCCGCGTCGTGCAGGACCCGGAGAGATATGTCAATAACACGGCATTCTCGGTGAATGCGCCAAGGCCCGCTCGCGTCAACGGTGAAGCTCATGGACATGACATCGACCCCGCGACGACGGCAAACCCCGCCGAAATGGACCGGCTCATCGGCCGCCTGGAGCGAGAGTTGCGAGCAAGGCCCGATTCGTACCGCATCGCCAGCGCCTACCGCACCGCCTGCGCCGAAGCTGGCAAACACGATCGCGCGATAGAGTTTCTCAAGAGACTGGTCCAGTCCGGCGCCGGCGAACCAGCCGCCCGAATCCATCTGGCGTGCGCCTACGTGGACAAGATTCGAACATGCGGCGGAATCGCGGCCATCGTCAGCAAAGGCACGCTCGCGAGAAAAGCGCTCGACCAGCTCGATGAAGCGTCCAAAGCGAAACCCGACCTGTGGGAAATCTATTACTGCCGGGCGCAGAATCACCTGCATTGGCCGCGCTCGCTGCTGCACTCAAAGGACGCTATATCCGACTTCCGACGATGCATCGAGCTGCAGCGGCGTTCAGGTGACGAAAGCATGACACCATACTTTGTCCGGACCTATGTCGGCCTGGGCGATGCCTACGTAAAGGACAAGGATTACGCCGCTGCAAGGGCTGCCTGGCGCGAGGGCCTCGATCGCTTCCCCGAGGACTCGGATATCAAGGCGCGTCTCTCGCTGACGGACGACTCCGCGCTCCTGCGATTTGTCGAGGATCAGCGATCACTCGAGCGACGCATCGACACCGACCTGGGTTTCCTGGAAAGTGCCGACGCAACGACACAACCGAAGTGA
- a CDS encoding STAS domain-containing protein has translation MSNGPENLVKSVRKTPDATFVDLAGDIDLRGSPALHSALVDLANERPKRLVLNLSEVPYMDSSGVGTLVEVFRRVTRHAGKLILCGMSARVRSVFEITKLDRFFTICDTPDQATDA, from the coding sequence ATGTCGAATGGACCGGAAAACCTGGTGAAGAGCGTGCGCAAGACGCCCGACGCGACGTTCGTCGATCTTGCGGGTGATATTGATTTGCGCGGTTCCCCCGCGCTGCATTCGGCGCTGGTCGATCTGGCGAACGAACGGCCGAAGCGTCTGGTGCTGAACCTGTCTGAAGTTCCTTACATGGATTCATCGGGGGTTGGGACGCTGGTTGAGGTATTTCGCAGAGTCACCCGACATGCCGGCAAGCTGATTCTCTGCGGCATGTCCGCTCGTGTTCGAAGTGTTTTCGAGATCACCAAACTGGACCGATTTTTCACCATCTGCGATACGCCGGATCAGGCGACGGACGCATAG
- a CDS encoding ATP-binding protein: protein MRQENIVVLNITSNSRSLPVVRGAVEQLAASEGFSQTEAHGLVLAIDEAIANVIKHGYGGVADQPITITLSGIRTDLGRRGIAIEVRDKGRQVDPQSICGRDLDDVRPGGLGVHIIRAVMDEAEYSCPSDGGMCLRMVKFVTERRDQPASVS, encoded by the coding sequence ATGCGTCAGGAAAACATCGTCGTCCTGAACATCACGAGCAATTCCCGGAGCTTGCCGGTAGTGCGGGGCGCCGTGGAGCAACTGGCGGCATCCGAGGGGTTCAGTCAGACCGAGGCACATGGTCTCGTGCTTGCGATCGATGAAGCGATTGCAAACGTGATCAAGCACGGGTACGGCGGCGTTGCGGACCAGCCGATCACCATCACGCTTTCCGGCATTCGGACCGACCTCGGACGTCGAGGCATCGCGATTGAAGTGCGCGACAAGGGCCGGCAAGTCGATCCGCAGAGTATCTGTGGTCGCGATCTGGATGACGTCCGCCCCGGCGGACTGGGTGTTCACATCATTCGCGCGGTGATGGATGAAGCCGAGTACAGCTGTCCGAGTGATGGCGGCATGTGTTTGCGCATGGTCAAGTTTGTGACGGAGCGCCGGGATCAACCGGCGTCCGTTTCATAG
- a CDS encoding HEAT repeat domain-containing protein: MVFAGCASPRHFHANIQSESAGDRILAIRAAGEAKDLAAVPLIVDRLEDEDDGVRFFAILALERITGTRLGYDYAADFEQRTRSVERWREYVRQGHHRRSAREGLAKDSAGSDAVEGGTTSR; encoded by the coding sequence ATGGTGTTCGCCGGATGCGCCAGTCCGCGGCACTTTCACGCGAATATTCAGTCCGAGAGTGCGGGCGATCGCATCCTTGCGATCCGCGCAGCCGGGGAGGCAAAGGATCTCGCGGCGGTTCCGCTGATTGTTGATCGGCTTGAGGACGAGGATGACGGCGTCCGCTTTTTCGCGATCCTTGCCCTGGAGCGAATCACCGGCACGCGGCTCGGCTACGACTATGCGGCGGATTTCGAGCAACGTACTCGGTCCGTGGAGCGCTGGCGTGAGTACGTTCGCCAGGGCCATCACAGGCGATCGGCTCGCGAGGGCCTTGCGAAGGATTCCGCCGGATCGGACGCGGTAGAGGGTGGGACGACTTCCCGCTAG
- a CDS encoding PIG-L family deacetylase: MTSSTDQLDIVFTAPHPDDLEISCGGTIAKLVKLGYRVGMIHMTNGEPTPLGDPETRLKEMKAAADILGATVCEMIGLTNRVLMDGPEARFALATVLRKYRPRILVGIAGRTVAASPDHYQAQLITEATRFYSQLTKWNDRFGGTEPHAIEHLIYRPLVRSAELLHFPAQFVVDISETIDQKVAAVACYRSQFPAERFERMRHYMLSMAGYEGGMCGYNYGELYALPRPIGTRDPLQLLEGWPVPSPIEPPRL; this comes from the coding sequence ATGACCTCATCCACGGATCAGTTGGATATCGTCTTCACCGCCCCCCACCCCGACGACCTTGAAATCAGTTGCGGCGGCACGATCGCGAAATTGGTGAAACTAGGCTATCGCGTCGGCATGATTCACATGACCAACGGCGAACCGACACCGCTCGGCGACCCGGAAACGCGGTTGAAGGAAATGAAGGCGGCAGCCGACATACTCGGCGCGACGGTCTGCGAAATGATCGGCTTAACGAACCGGGTGTTAATGGATGGACCGGAAGCCCGCTTCGCGCTCGCGACCGTTTTGCGAAAGTATCGACCCCGCATTCTGGTGGGAATCGCCGGTCGTACCGTGGCGGCCTCCCCCGATCACTACCAGGCGCAGTTGATCACCGAAGCGACCCGTTTCTACTCACAATTGACGAAATGGAACGACCGCTTCGGCGGAACCGAGCCGCACGCAATTGAGCATTTGATCTATCGACCCCTGGTTCGGTCGGCGGAATTGCTGCACTTTCCGGCGCAGTTTGTCGTCGATATTTCCGAGACGATCGATCAGAAAGTTGCGGCCGTCGCGTGCTACCGATCGCAGTTTCCGGCGGAGCGATTTGAACGCATGAGACACTACATGCTGTCGATGGCAGGCTACGAAGGAGGCATGTGCGGCTACAACTACGGCGAGCTGTACGCCTTGCCGCGCCCGATCGGCACGCGCGATCCGCTTCAGTTGCTTGAAGGCTGGCCCGTTCCGTCGCCGATTGAGCCGCCGCGGCTGTGA
- a CDS encoding 50S ribosomal protein L34 — translation MHYPHRKSYRKRFRKQGFRARMRTPGGRKLIARKRRRGRCVNVKKSM, via the coding sequence ATGCATTATCCACACCGCAAGAGTTATCGTAAACGCTTCCGCAAGCAGGGTTTCCGTGCACGAATGCGAACGCCAGGCGGACGCAAATTAATCGCCCGAAAGCGCCGCCGAGGCCGCTGCGTCAACGTCAAAAAGAGCATGTAA
- a CDS encoding histone H1, whose product MEQYEKLKQLVEACAEDVAKAEGGNKAAGTRVRKAMQEIKNAAQDVRKNILEVRSSATE is encoded by the coding sequence ATGGAGCAATACGAGAAGCTGAAGCAGCTCGTTGAGGCATGCGCGGAAGACGTCGCGAAGGCCGAAGGCGGGAACAAGGCGGCGGGCACGCGGGTTCGGAAGGCGATGCAGGAAATCAAGAACGCGGCTCAGGACGTCCGCAAGAACATCCTCGAAGTGCGATCGTCGGCCACCGAATAG